One genomic segment of Manis javanica isolate MJ-LG chromosome 7, MJ_LKY, whole genome shotgun sequence includes these proteins:
- the ATP5MK gene encoding ATP synthase membrane subunit K, mitochondrial: MAGPEADAQFQFTGIKKYFNSYTLTGRMNCVLATYGGIALLVLYFKLRSKKTPAVKAT; encoded by the exons ATGGCAGGTCCAGAAGCTGATGCCCAATTCCAATTCACTGGtatcaaaaaatatttcaacTCTTACACTCTCACAGGTAGAATGAAT tgTGTACTGGCCACATATGGAGGCATTGCCTTGTTGGTCTTATACTTCAAGTTAAGGTCTAAAAAAACTCCAGCGGTGAAAGCAACATAA
- the TAF5 gene encoding transcription initiation factor TFIID subunit 5 isoform X1 has protein sequence MAALAEEQTEVAVKLEPEGPPTLIPPQAGDGAGEGGGGTTNNGPNGSGGNVKAASSAGGDGGTPKPSVAVSAVAPAGAAPVPAAAPEAGAPHDRQTLLAVLQFLRQSNLREAEEVLRREARLLEEAVAGSGVPGEVDGAGAEAASTLLSRVTASAPGPAAPDPPGAGASGAAAVSGLATGPAAPGKAVGNVAVEDQPDVSAVLSAYSQQGDPTMYEEYYSGLKHFIECSLDCHRAELSQLFYPLFVHMYLELVYNQHENEAKSFFEKFHGDQECYYQDDLRVLSSLTKKEHMKGNETMLDFRTSKFVLRISRDSYQLLKRHLQEKQNNQIWNIVQEHLYIDIFDGMPRSKQQIDAMVGSLAGEAKREANKSKVFFGLLKEPEIEVPLDDEDEEGENEEGKPKKKKPKKDSIGSKSKKQDPNAPPQNRIPLPELKDSDKLDKIMNMKETTKRVRLGPDCLPSICFYTFLNAYQGLTAVDVTDDSSLIAGGFADSTVRVWSVTPKKLRSVKQAADLSLIDKESDDVLERIMDEKTASELKILYGHSGPVYGASFSPDRNYLLSSSEDGTVRLWSLQTFTCLVGYKGHNYPVWDTQFSPYGYYFVSGGHDRVARLWATDHYQPLRIFAGHLADVNCTKFHPNSNYVATGSADRTVRLWDVLNGNCVRIFTGHKGPIHSLTFSPNGRFLATGATDGRVLLWDIGHGLMVGELKGHTDTVCSLRFSRDGEILASGSMDNTVRLWDAVKAFEDLETDDFTTATGHINLPENSQELLLGTYMTKSTPVVHLHFTRRNLVLAAGAYSPQ, from the exons ATGGCGGCGCTGGCGGAGGAGCAGACGGAGGTGGCGGTCAAGTTAGAGCCTGAGGGACCGCCGACGCTGATACCTCCGCAGGCGGGGGACGGCGCTGGCGAGGGTGGCGGCGGCACTACCAACAACGGCCCCAACGGCAGCGGCGGGAACGTTAAGGCGGCGTCGTCGGCTGGCGGGGATGGTGGGACCCCCAAACCCTCGGTGGCTGTCTCAGCCGTTGCCCCAGCGGGGGCGGCCCCGGTGCCCGCCGCTGCTCCGGAGGCAGGTGCTCCCCACGACCGACAGACTTTGCTGGCCGTGCTGCAATTCCTACGGCAAAGTAACCTTCGCGAAGCCGAAGAGGTGCTGCGCCGTGAGGCCCGGCTACTGGAGGAGGCAGTGGCGGGCTCCGGAGTCCCCGGAGAGGTGGACGGCGCCGGCGCTGAGGCAGCTAGCACGCTGCTTAGCCGGGTCACAGCCTCGGCCCCCGGCCCTGCGGCCCCCGACCCTCCCGGTGCCGGCGCGTCTGGGGCCGCCGCTGTCTCGGGCTTAGCGACAGGTCCTGCGGCTCCAGGGAAAG caGTTGGAAATGTAGCTGTGGAAGACCAGCCAGATGTCAGTGCTGTGCTGTCAGCCTACAGCCAACAAGGAGACCCAACAATGTATGAAGAATACTATAGTGGACTGAAACACTTCATTGAATGTTCCTTGGACTGCCATAGGGCAGAATTATCTCAACTCTTTTATCCTCTCTTTGTACACATGTACTTGGAACTAGTCTACAATCAACATGAGAATGAAGCAAAATCATTCTTTGAGAA GTTCCATGGAGATCAGGAATGTTATTACCAGGATGACCTACGAGTATTATCTAGTCTTACCAAAAAGGAACACATGAAAGGGAATGAGACCATGTTGGATTTTCGAACAAGTAAATTTGTTCTGCGTATTTCCCGTGACTCGTACCAACTCTTGAAGAGGCATCTTCAGGAGAAACAGAACAATCAGATATGGAACATAGTTCAGGAGCACCTCTACATTGACATCTTTGATGGGATGCCGCGTAGTAAGCAACAGATAGATGCGATGGTGGGAAGTTTGGCAGGAGAGGCTAAACGAGAGGCAAACAAATCAAAG GTATTTTTTGGTTTATTAAAAGAGCCAGAAATTGAGGTGCCTTTGGATGATGAGGAtgaagaaggagaaaatgaagaaggaaaaccTAAAAAGAAGAAACCTAAAAAAGATAGTATTGGatccaaaagcaaaaaacaagatCCCAATGCTCCACCTCAAAACAG aaTCCCTCTTCCTGAGTTGAAAGATTCAGATAAGTTGGATAAgataatgaatatgaaagaaaCCACCAAACGAGTGCGCCTTGGGCCAGACTGTTTACCCTCCATTTGTTTCTATACATTCCTCAATGCTTACCAG ggCCTCACTGCAGTGGATGTCACTGATGATTCTAGTTTGATTGCTGGAGGTTTTGCAGATTCTACTGTCAGAGTGTGGTCTGTAACACCCAAAAAGCTTCGTAGTGTTAAACAAGCAGCAG ATCTTAGCCTTATAGACAAAGAATCAGATGATGTCTTAGAAAGAATCATGGATGAGAAAACAGCAAGTGAGTTGAAGATTTTGTATGGTCACAGTGGGCCTGTCTATGGAGCCAGCTTCAGTCCAGATAG GAACTACCTGCTTTCCTCGTCAGAAGATGGAACTGTTAGATTGTGGAGTCTTCAAACATTTACTTGCTTGGTGGGATATAAAGGACACAACTATCCAGTATGGGACACACAGTTTTCTCCATATGGATATTATTTTGTGTCAGGGGGCCATGACCGAGTAGCTCG GCTTTGGGCTACAGACCATTATCAGCCTTTAAGGATATTTGCTGGCCATCTTGCTGATGTGAATTGTACCAAATTCCATCCAAATTCTAATTATGTTGCTACGGGCTCTGCGGATAGAACTGTGAGGCTCTGGGATGTCCTGAATGGCAACTGTGTAAGGATCTTCACTGGACACAAG GGACCAATTCATTCCTTGACATTTTCTCCCAATGGGAGATTCCTGGCTACAGGAGCAACAGATGGCAGAGTACTCCTTTGGGATATTGGACATGGCTTGATGGTTGGAGAATTAAAAGGCCACACTGATACAGTCTGTTCACTTAGGTTTAGTAGGGATGGTGAAATTTTGGCATCAG GTTCAATGGACAATACAGTTCGGTTATGGGACGCTGTCAAAGCATTTGAAGATTTAGAGACTGATGACTTTACTACAGCCACTGGGCATATAAATTTACCTGAGAATTCACAGGAGTTATTGTTGGGAACATATATGACCAAATCAACACCAGTTGTACACCTCCATTTTACACGAAGAAATTTGGTTCTAGCTGCAGGAGCTTATAGTCCACAATAA
- the TAF5 gene encoding transcription initiation factor TFIID subunit 5 isoform X2 — protein sequence MAALAEEQTEVAVKLEPEGPPTLIPPQAGDGAGEGGGGTTNNGPNGSGGNVKAASSAGGDGGTPKPSVAVSAVAPAGAAPVPAAAPEAGAPHDRQTLLAVLQFLRQSNLREAEEVLRREARLLEEAVAGSGVPGEVDGAGAEAASTLLSRVTASAPGPAAPDPPGAGASGAAAVSGLATGPAAPGKVGNVAVEDQPDVSAVLSAYSQQGDPTMYEEYYSGLKHFIECSLDCHRAELSQLFYPLFVHMYLELVYNQHENEAKSFFEKFHGDQECYYQDDLRVLSSLTKKEHMKGNETMLDFRTSKFVLRISRDSYQLLKRHLQEKQNNQIWNIVQEHLYIDIFDGMPRSKQQIDAMVGSLAGEAKREANKSKVFFGLLKEPEIEVPLDDEDEEGENEEGKPKKKKPKKDSIGSKSKKQDPNAPPQNRIPLPELKDSDKLDKIMNMKETTKRVRLGPDCLPSICFYTFLNAYQGLTAVDVTDDSSLIAGGFADSTVRVWSVTPKKLRSVKQAADLSLIDKESDDVLERIMDEKTASELKILYGHSGPVYGASFSPDRNYLLSSSEDGTVRLWSLQTFTCLVGYKGHNYPVWDTQFSPYGYYFVSGGHDRVARLWATDHYQPLRIFAGHLADVNCTKFHPNSNYVATGSADRTVRLWDVLNGNCVRIFTGHKGPIHSLTFSPNGRFLATGATDGRVLLWDIGHGLMVGELKGHTDTVCSLRFSRDGEILASGSMDNTVRLWDAVKAFEDLETDDFTTATGHINLPENSQELLLGTYMTKSTPVVHLHFTRRNLVLAAGAYSPQ from the exons ATGGCGGCGCTGGCGGAGGAGCAGACGGAGGTGGCGGTCAAGTTAGAGCCTGAGGGACCGCCGACGCTGATACCTCCGCAGGCGGGGGACGGCGCTGGCGAGGGTGGCGGCGGCACTACCAACAACGGCCCCAACGGCAGCGGCGGGAACGTTAAGGCGGCGTCGTCGGCTGGCGGGGATGGTGGGACCCCCAAACCCTCGGTGGCTGTCTCAGCCGTTGCCCCAGCGGGGGCGGCCCCGGTGCCCGCCGCTGCTCCGGAGGCAGGTGCTCCCCACGACCGACAGACTTTGCTGGCCGTGCTGCAATTCCTACGGCAAAGTAACCTTCGCGAAGCCGAAGAGGTGCTGCGCCGTGAGGCCCGGCTACTGGAGGAGGCAGTGGCGGGCTCCGGAGTCCCCGGAGAGGTGGACGGCGCCGGCGCTGAGGCAGCTAGCACGCTGCTTAGCCGGGTCACAGCCTCGGCCCCCGGCCCTGCGGCCCCCGACCCTCCCGGTGCCGGCGCGTCTGGGGCCGCCGCTGTCTCGGGCTTAGCGACAGGTCCTGCGGCTCCAGGGAAAG TTGGAAATGTAGCTGTGGAAGACCAGCCAGATGTCAGTGCTGTGCTGTCAGCCTACAGCCAACAAGGAGACCCAACAATGTATGAAGAATACTATAGTGGACTGAAACACTTCATTGAATGTTCCTTGGACTGCCATAGGGCAGAATTATCTCAACTCTTTTATCCTCTCTTTGTACACATGTACTTGGAACTAGTCTACAATCAACATGAGAATGAAGCAAAATCATTCTTTGAGAA GTTCCATGGAGATCAGGAATGTTATTACCAGGATGACCTACGAGTATTATCTAGTCTTACCAAAAAGGAACACATGAAAGGGAATGAGACCATGTTGGATTTTCGAACAAGTAAATTTGTTCTGCGTATTTCCCGTGACTCGTACCAACTCTTGAAGAGGCATCTTCAGGAGAAACAGAACAATCAGATATGGAACATAGTTCAGGAGCACCTCTACATTGACATCTTTGATGGGATGCCGCGTAGTAAGCAACAGATAGATGCGATGGTGGGAAGTTTGGCAGGAGAGGCTAAACGAGAGGCAAACAAATCAAAG GTATTTTTTGGTTTATTAAAAGAGCCAGAAATTGAGGTGCCTTTGGATGATGAGGAtgaagaaggagaaaatgaagaaggaaaaccTAAAAAGAAGAAACCTAAAAAAGATAGTATTGGatccaaaagcaaaaaacaagatCCCAATGCTCCACCTCAAAACAG aaTCCCTCTTCCTGAGTTGAAAGATTCAGATAAGTTGGATAAgataatgaatatgaaagaaaCCACCAAACGAGTGCGCCTTGGGCCAGACTGTTTACCCTCCATTTGTTTCTATACATTCCTCAATGCTTACCAG ggCCTCACTGCAGTGGATGTCACTGATGATTCTAGTTTGATTGCTGGAGGTTTTGCAGATTCTACTGTCAGAGTGTGGTCTGTAACACCCAAAAAGCTTCGTAGTGTTAAACAAGCAGCAG ATCTTAGCCTTATAGACAAAGAATCAGATGATGTCTTAGAAAGAATCATGGATGAGAAAACAGCAAGTGAGTTGAAGATTTTGTATGGTCACAGTGGGCCTGTCTATGGAGCCAGCTTCAGTCCAGATAG GAACTACCTGCTTTCCTCGTCAGAAGATGGAACTGTTAGATTGTGGAGTCTTCAAACATTTACTTGCTTGGTGGGATATAAAGGACACAACTATCCAGTATGGGACACACAGTTTTCTCCATATGGATATTATTTTGTGTCAGGGGGCCATGACCGAGTAGCTCG GCTTTGGGCTACAGACCATTATCAGCCTTTAAGGATATTTGCTGGCCATCTTGCTGATGTGAATTGTACCAAATTCCATCCAAATTCTAATTATGTTGCTACGGGCTCTGCGGATAGAACTGTGAGGCTCTGGGATGTCCTGAATGGCAACTGTGTAAGGATCTTCACTGGACACAAG GGACCAATTCATTCCTTGACATTTTCTCCCAATGGGAGATTCCTGGCTACAGGAGCAACAGATGGCAGAGTACTCCTTTGGGATATTGGACATGGCTTGATGGTTGGAGAATTAAAAGGCCACACTGATACAGTCTGTTCACTTAGGTTTAGTAGGGATGGTGAAATTTTGGCATCAG GTTCAATGGACAATACAGTTCGGTTATGGGACGCTGTCAAAGCATTTGAAGATTTAGAGACTGATGACTTTACTACAGCCACTGGGCATATAAATTTACCTGAGAATTCACAGGAGTTATTGTTGGGAACATATATGACCAAATCAACACCAGTTGTACACCTCCATTTTACACGAAGAAATTTGGTTCTAGCTGCAGGAGCTTATAGTCCACAATAA